One genomic region from Leptospira tipperaryensis encodes:
- a CDS encoding DUF1564 domain-containing protein: MGYLTFNADEEISSRLQESRTETVTLLIPEGTLARLGVKDAKVLPKKIPQLLRTYGKYLTATKRLGKKAGKTLYQPSPGKEKMKRVNVRLSTGSWTFLGTLAQAHGVSRCYLFNYLLWLEELEVGDSIVETVNAGAPAFHRYYSYILHLDLPNNRVFRRLQTEPVSLFYVLDYRDWFPS, encoded by the coding sequence ATGGGATACTTAACATTCAATGCGGATGAAGAAATTTCTTCAAGGCTCCAAGAAAGTAGAACGGAGACTGTGACTTTATTGATTCCGGAAGGCACTCTGGCTCGTTTGGGAGTAAAGGACGCAAAAGTTCTTCCGAAAAAGATTCCTCAGTTGTTACGGACTTACGGAAAATATCTGACCGCCACCAAGCGTCTGGGAAAAAAAGCCGGAAAAACATTGTATCAGCCGAGTCCGGGAAAGGAGAAGATGAAACGAGTCAACGTTCGATTGAGCACCGGGAGTTGGACTTTTTTAGGAACGCTCGCGCAGGCACACGGGGTTTCTCGTTGTTATCTTTTCAATTATCTGTTGTGGTTGGAAGAATTGGAAGTTGGGGATTCTATCGTAGAAACTGTAAATGCGGGAGCTCCCGCGTTTCACAGATATTACAGTTACATCCTTCACCTCGATTTACCGAACAATCGCGTTTTTCGTAGGCTTCAAACGGAGCCGGTTTCTCTTTTTTACGTTTTAGATTATCGAGATTGGTTTCCTAGTTGA
- a CDS encoding cag pathogenicity island protein CagA produces the protein MRIWFPLLFLFLWIPFSIFAQTKPSKIYVHKLTVEGNLNSGLENRFRNGIINSVLHNFEGKYTIVDDESMVILYKQVEALQKMDCSDEICMKQIADAIDANEVISGTIASKNGLIYVSLRNQTRDSKTLSYSIKSTFQMEFPEFLMDYYAGESGRKLLDPKYNLDFNQAPASTSGNMSVAFLKIKPVPGTNLNSMEFKTSDKILEGVLEEVREELDQAAKYTLSRDYSESTEIYVRILNAFGDRLSEASRKKLETFIKQIQASVTNNYSLEYKEKINDLDRDLFEPKKQTPEDLQNHLSAYILLGEEYSKKVPEKHRQIQIQQSIQERKDQVESALFSLKEKEADQAYSTFDFSLASKLYRNLLKDLSQKSGSQYQSLKETMQRKSEASEKTGRSHLTNRLETLFLRIEKEFTAEALSSTEEEKEEHQNSIHEAFRDGIETLAKSEFASLSQIERIKKEIKRVNQKLNEPISLQEQLNSLLHEGLETQNPTQIINSHQLGADWESKTGLFWGSAKSKLKDILEMAVKLPNPNGEFKKLFNIHYQEGQTELSKSGKETSNSSNILNLESNKKKIKRQPSQKETLWESAKGSFNWYQASQICSSRDLRLPTIDELEDSYESGETESWTANDEDKRYWSSSISMGENGAYNLDVFKGEIRWDHLSNYAGVRCLK, from the coding sequence ATGCGCATTTGGTTTCCTCTTCTGTTTCTTTTTTTATGGATTCCCTTCTCGATCTTTGCGCAGACAAAACCTTCTAAAATTTACGTTCATAAATTGACGGTTGAAGGAAATCTCAATTCCGGTTTGGAGAATCGTTTTCGAAACGGAATCATCAACTCGGTCCTTCACAACTTCGAAGGAAAATATACGATCGTGGACGACGAATCCATGGTGATTCTTTATAAACAAGTCGAAGCGCTTCAAAAGATGGATTGTTCGGATGAGATTTGTATGAAACAAATCGCGGACGCAATCGACGCAAACGAAGTAATCTCCGGGACGATCGCCTCTAAAAACGGACTCATCTATGTTTCGCTCCGAAATCAAACGAGGGATTCTAAAACACTTTCTTATTCTATCAAGTCCACGTTTCAGATGGAGTTCCCGGAATTTCTTATGGATTATTACGCGGGAGAATCCGGAAGAAAACTCTTAGATCCAAAATACAACTTGGATTTTAACCAAGCGCCGGCTTCCACGAGCGGAAACATGAGCGTAGCGTTTTTAAAAATCAAACCGGTTCCCGGAACCAATTTGAATTCTATGGAATTCAAAACCTCCGATAAAATTTTAGAAGGAGTTTTGGAAGAAGTAAGAGAAGAATTGGATCAAGCAGCCAAATACACTCTTTCCAGAGACTATTCGGAATCCACTGAAATTTACGTACGAATCTTAAATGCGTTTGGGGATCGCCTCTCGGAAGCATCCCGCAAAAAATTAGAAACTTTTATCAAACAGATTCAGGCGAGTGTCACTAATAATTACAGTTTAGAATATAAGGAAAAGATTAACGACTTAGACCGGGATCTTTTCGAACCCAAAAAACAAACTCCGGAAGATTTACAAAACCACCTAAGCGCTTATATTTTGTTAGGTGAAGAATATTCCAAAAAGGTTCCTGAAAAACACAGACAAATTCAAATTCAACAGAGTATTCAGGAAAGAAAGGACCAAGTTGAATCCGCCTTGTTTTCGTTGAAGGAAAAAGAAGCCGACCAGGCATATTCCACTTTTGATTTTTCCCTCGCTTCGAAATTATATCGAAATCTTTTGAAAGATCTGAGTCAAAAATCGGGATCACAATATCAATCTCTGAAAGAGACGATGCAAAGGAAATCGGAGGCTTCCGAAAAGACGGGACGTTCTCATCTTACCAATCGTTTGGAAACTCTCTTTCTTCGGATCGAAAAGGAATTTACCGCGGAAGCCTTGTCTTCCACGGAAGAAGAAAAAGAAGAACATCAGAACTCAATCCACGAGGCTTTTCGAGACGGAATCGAGACCCTGGCGAAATCAGAATTCGCCAGTCTTTCTCAGATCGAAAGAATCAAAAAAGAAATCAAAAGGGTGAATCAAAAACTCAACGAACCGATTTCTCTTCAGGAACAGTTAAATTCCCTTCTGCACGAAGGATTGGAAACACAGAATCCGACTCAGATTATCAACAGTCACCAACTCGGAGCTGATTGGGAATCCAAAACCGGACTTTTCTGGGGTTCGGCGAAATCTAAGTTGAAAGACATTTTAGAAATGGCCGTAAAACTTCCCAATCCGAACGGGGAATTCAAAAAGCTTTTCAACATACACTATCAAGAAGGTCAGACGGAGCTTTCCAAATCTGGGAAAGAAACATCCAATTCTTCGAATATTCTAAATTTAGAATCTAATAAAAAGAAGATAAAAAGGCAACCTTCTCAGAAAGAAACGCTTTGGGAATCGGCAAAAGGTAGTTTTAATTGGTATCAGGCGAGTCAAATTTGTAGCTCTCGGGATCTCCGTCTTCCGACTATCGACGAGTTAGAAGATTCTTATGAAAGCGGTGAAACCGAATCCTGGACCGCGAACGACGAGGATAAGAGATACTGGTCTTCTTCGATCTCGATGGGAGAGAATGGCGCTTACAATTTGGATGTTTTTAAAGGTGAGATTCGTTGGGATCATTTGAGCAATTATGCCGGCGTTCGTTGTCTAAAATAA
- a CDS encoding TlpA family protein disulfide reductase, with the protein MNPTKTLISKKILSILILFLVPLGTAFSEPLSNFAFYNLKKERIVLSDSIREFSKKDLLILNFTGSTCKPCKEQVPILLRLVKQINLSSRGEFKVRFWIVFVGDDFKTGKEYSKILKLENDTEVLIDPLSSSYSQAKISGLPTVFLLDGKQEILLKIEGYTDAGTLSLENFLNSLVK; encoded by the coding sequence ATGAATCCGACTAAGACCTTGATTTCGAAAAAAATTCTTTCCATTCTGATCCTTTTCCTGGTTCCTTTGGGAACCGCGTTCTCGGAACCCCTTTCTAATTTTGCATTCTACAATTTAAAAAAAGAAAGAATCGTTCTTTCCGATTCTATCAGAGAATTTTCAAAAAAGGATCTTTTGATTCTTAACTTTACGGGTTCTACCTGCAAACCCTGCAAGGAACAGGTTCCGATCCTTTTGCGTCTTGTAAAACAAATCAATCTTTCTTCTCGAGGAGAATTTAAGGTTCGATTCTGGATCGTCTTTGTGGGGGATGATTTTAAAACCGGTAAAGAATATTCTAAAATTCTAAAGCTTGAAAACGATACCGAAGTTCTGATCGATCCTCTTTCCTCAAGTTATTCTCAGGCGAAAATTTCAGGATTGCCTACTGTGTTTCTCTTGGACGGAAAACAAGAAATTCTTTTAAAAATCGAAGGTTATACCGATGCGGGCACGCTCTCTCTGGAGAATTTTCTGAACTCACTCGTAAAATAA
- a CDS encoding DNA-3-methyladenine glycosylase family protein, with protein MIHKFDKEEFHTVCDRLFRIDSDLHSIFLKYGYPPFWTRKPNFETLIHIILEQQVSLASAKAALDKLKERIGSVTAKKIVLLSDSELRDCYFSRQKTVYARELAEAILSKRIVLSRLTYLPDEEIRTRLTAIKGIGNWTVDVFLLMSLHRTDVFPIGDLALIQSLKKVKRLPAQTSQEKLLKLGKKWEPYRSIATMLLWHSYLEERKKK; from the coding sequence ATGATTCACAAATTTGACAAAGAAGAATTTCATACGGTTTGTGATCGTTTGTTTCGGATTGATTCCGATCTACATTCCATATTTTTAAAATACGGATATCCTCCGTTTTGGACTCGAAAACCGAATTTTGAAACCTTGATCCATATCATCTTGGAACAACAGGTTTCCCTCGCTTCCGCAAAAGCGGCTCTTGACAAACTCAAAGAAAGAATCGGAAGCGTGACCGCAAAAAAAATCGTTTTGTTAAGCGACTCCGAACTAAGGGACTGTTATTTTAGCAGACAAAAAACGGTCTACGCAAGAGAACTCGCGGAAGCGATCCTCTCAAAGCGGATCGTTCTTTCCCGTTTGACATATCTTCCGGACGAAGAGATTCGAACTCGTCTAACGGCGATAAAAGGGATCGGCAACTGGACCGTGGATGTTTTTCTTTTGATGTCCCTCCATCGCACTGACGTCTTTCCGATCGGGGATTTGGCGCTGATTCAATCTCTAAAAAAAGTGAAACGACTTCCCGCGCAGACTTCGCAGGAGAAACTTTTAAAGCTCGGTAAAAAATGGGAACCGTATCGTTCGATTGCAACGATGCTTCTCTGGCATTCGTATTTGGAAGAAAGAAAAAAGAAATAG